Proteins encoded by one window of Tunturibacter psychrotolerans:
- a CDS encoding SDR family NAD(P)-dependent oxidoreductase: MGHPLFDLSGKSVVVVGGTSGIGLAMAVGLAEAGADVVATSRRMEQVDEAAKAIEATGRRSLRLTSDVADRQSLQALLDGTVKAFGKVDILVNCAGRIKREPTLTVSEETWDGIMDTNVTGTLRACQIFGRHMLERGYGRIVNIASLNTFVSLREVTAYAASKAAVGALTKSLAVEWSAQGVTVNAIAPGVFRTALNQKLLDESERGKELLMRTPMGRFGKTVELVGAAIFLASDASAFITGEILVVDGGFLASGVNQ; encoded by the coding sequence ATGGGGCATCCGTTGTTTGATTTGAGTGGCAAGTCGGTGGTGGTGGTGGGGGGGACGTCGGGTATCGGGTTGGCGATGGCGGTCGGTCTGGCGGAGGCAGGCGCGGATGTGGTGGCGACCTCGCGGCGGATGGAGCAGGTGGATGAGGCGGCGAAGGCGATTGAGGCGACGGGGCGGCGGTCGCTGCGGCTGACCTCGGATGTGGCAGATCGGCAGAGTCTGCAGGCTCTGCTGGATGGGACAGTGAAGGCGTTCGGCAAGGTGGATATCCTGGTCAACTGCGCGGGCAGGATCAAGAGGGAGCCGACGCTGACGGTCTCGGAGGAGACCTGGGACGGCATCATGGATACGAATGTGACGGGGACGCTTCGGGCATGTCAGATCTTCGGCAGGCACATGCTGGAGCGCGGCTATGGGCGCATCGTCAACATCGCTTCGCTGAATACCTTCGTTAGCCTGAGAGAGGTGACGGCATACGCGGCGAGCAAGGCTGCGGTTGGGGCGTTGACCAAGTCTCTGGCGGTGGAGTGGAGCGCGCAGGGTGTGACCGTGAACGCGATCGCTCCAGGCGTCTTTCGGACCGCGTTGAATCAAAAGCTGCTGGACGAGAGCGAACGGGGTAAAGAGTTGTTAATGCGCACCCCCATGGGGCGCTTCGGAAAGACTGTTGAATTGGTGGGTGCGGCGATCTTTCTTGCGAGTGATGCCTCGGCGTTTATCACAGGAGAAATTCTTGTCGTCGATGGCGGTTTTCTTGCCAGCGGAGTGAACCAGTAG
- a CDS encoding SDR family oxidoreductase encodes MVRPVALISGVSRTASIGAAVARKLATGGWDLALTYWAPCDERMPWGAHPEDLENLKVELLSTGSRVVFIASDLEQSHSASGLFGKVTAELGPVSALVLSHCESVGSSIMDTTLESFERHFAVNVRASWQLIQQLAVQTPESGGRIVALTSDDTVGNLPYGASKGALDRIVLAAARELAHLNITSNAVNPGPIDTGWMDDQTRISLTQRQPTGRLGTAADAANLIAFLLSPEGSWINGQLIKSDGGISA; translated from the coding sequence ATGGTCAGACCGGTAGCTTTGATCTCAGGCGTGAGCCGCACCGCGAGTATCGGAGCTGCCGTCGCCAGGAAACTTGCGACTGGCGGATGGGATCTCGCGCTTACCTACTGGGCGCCCTGCGACGAGCGTATGCCTTGGGGAGCCCATCCCGAGGACTTGGAGAACTTGAAGGTGGAACTCCTGTCAACAGGTTCCCGCGTGGTATTCATCGCTTCGGACTTGGAGCAATCACATTCTGCTTCCGGGCTTTTCGGAAAAGTCACGGCCGAACTAGGACCTGTCTCAGCTCTTGTGCTCTCTCATTGCGAATCGGTGGGATCGAGCATCATGGATACAACTCTTGAAAGTTTCGAACGACACTTCGCCGTCAACGTGCGAGCAAGCTGGCAATTGATACAACAACTAGCAGTTCAAACGCCAGAAAGCGGCGGCCGCATTGTGGCTCTGACGAGTGACGATACTGTCGGCAACTTGCCCTACGGCGCGAGCAAAGGTGCGCTCGATCGAATCGTGTTGGCAGCAGCACGCGAACTTGCCCATCTGAACATCACGTCAAATGCAGTGAACCCAGGACCAATTGATACGGGTTGGATGGATGACCAGACTCGCATCTCCTTGACGCAGCGACAACCAACTGGCCGTTTAGGGACCGCTGCAGACGCCGCGAATCTGATTGCATTCTTACTCTCACCTGAAGGCTCATGGATCAACGGCCAACTTATAAAATCCGACGGCGGCATTTCAGCGTAG
- the larB gene encoding nickel pincer cofactor biosynthesis protein LarB, whose protein sequence is MNKASLLELLAAVQSGTITPTAATQRLADMPYEDIGHARIDHHRTLRIGLPEVIYAQGKSPQQTTDIFTRMAAAGTDVLATRADAETAALVLASFPAAAHHPSARAITLKQSPPEDPKGHIAILSAGTSDQPTAEEAAVTAELFNAKVTRLYDVGVAGLHRLLSVRDQLVHADVVIVCAGMEGALPSVVGGLVGVPVIAVPTSVGYGASFDGAAALLGMLNSCSPNVTVVNIDNGFGAAYTAVLIARASVRRS, encoded by the coding sequence ATGAACAAAGCCTCCCTCCTTGAACTCCTCGCCGCCGTCCAGTCCGGAACCATCACCCCCACCGCCGCCACCCAGCGCCTCGCCGACATGCCCTACGAGGACATCGGCCACGCCCGCATCGACCACCACCGCACCCTCCGCATCGGTCTCCCCGAGGTCATCTACGCCCAGGGAAAATCCCCACAGCAAACCACGGACATCTTCACCCGCATGGCCGCCGCCGGAACCGACGTCCTCGCCACCCGCGCCGACGCCGAAACCGCCGCCCTCGTCCTCGCATCCTTCCCAGCAGCCGCCCACCACCCCTCAGCCCGCGCCATCACCCTCAAACAATCTCCTCCCGAAGATCCAAAGGGCCACATCGCCATCCTCAGCGCCGGAACCAGCGACCAGCCGACCGCCGAAGAGGCTGCCGTCACCGCCGAACTCTTCAACGCCAAGGTCACCCGCCTCTACGACGTAGGCGTAGCCGGACTCCACCGACTCCTCTCCGTCCGCGACCAACTCGTCCACGCAGACGTCGTCATCGTCTGTGCCGGAATGGAAGGCGCCCTCCCGTCGGTCGTAGGCGGATTGGTCGGCGTCCCCGTCATCGCCGTCCCCACCTCAGTCGGTTACGGAGCCAGCTTCGACGGCGCCGCTGCACTTTTGGGAATGCTCAACTCCTGCTCCCCCAACGTTACCGTAGTAAATATAGACAACGGCTTCGGAGCGGCCTACACTGCCGTATTAATCGCTCGTGCGTCTGTCCGTCGTAGCTGA
- a CDS encoding aldo/keto reductase — MERRDFLKTATAASVSAAIPLNAQTSQATSQPTKRPESPNMIYRELGTTGERVSAIGMGGYHLGKQKDSAESIQLLHSGIDRGITFLDNCWDYNDGISEVRMGQALRNGYRQKVFLMTKMDGRTADEYNKQLEQSLGRLQTDMIDLVQFHEIIRMEDPDRIFAPGGAIEAAVAARSAGKIRYIGFTGHKDPVVHLRMLETAQKHNFHFDTVQMPINVMDAHFRSFEKEVMPVALKQGIGILAMKTFGDPYILKSNTVQPIEALHYGLTQPVSVVITGIDNTQTLDQAFEAARTFEPLDQAQISSLLARTATAASEGKFELFKTTNHYDGTAANPKWLG; from the coding sequence ATGGAGCGTAGAGACTTCCTCAAGACCGCAACCGCCGCCAGCGTAAGCGCAGCGATCCCGCTCAACGCGCAGACCTCTCAGGCCACCAGTCAACCCACAAAGAGACCCGAATCGCCCAACATGATCTACCGCGAACTCGGCACCACAGGCGAGCGCGTCTCCGCCATCGGCATGGGCGGCTACCATCTCGGCAAACAGAAGGACTCCGCCGAAAGCATCCAGCTCCTCCACTCTGGCATCGACCGCGGCATCACCTTCCTCGACAACTGCTGGGACTATAACGACGGCATCTCAGAGGTCCGCATGGGTCAGGCCCTCCGCAACGGTTACCGCCAAAAGGTCTTCCTCATGACCAAAATGGATGGCCGCACCGCCGACGAATACAACAAGCAACTCGAACAATCCCTCGGCCGTCTCCAGACCGACATGATCGACCTCGTTCAGTTCCACGAGATCATCCGCATGGAAGACCCCGACCGCATCTTCGCACCCGGCGGAGCCATCGAAGCCGCCGTCGCCGCCCGCAGCGCGGGAAAGATCCGCTACATCGGCTTTACCGGACACAAAGATCCCGTCGTCCATCTCCGCATGCTCGAGACTGCGCAGAAACACAACTTTCACTTCGACACCGTCCAGATGCCAATCAACGTCATGGATGCGCACTTCCGCTCCTTCGAAAAAGAAGTCATGCCCGTCGCGCTCAAACAGGGCATCGGCATCCTCGCCATGAAGACCTTCGGCGATCCTTACATTCTCAAAAGCAACACCGTCCAACCCATCGAAGCCCTCCACTACGGCCTCACCCAACCGGTCTCGGTCGTCATCACCGGCATCGACAACACCCAGACTCTCGACCAGGCCTTCGAAGCTGCACGCACCTTCGAACCCCTCGACCAAGCCCAGATCAGTTCCCTGCTGGCCCGCACCGCCACCGCCGCAAGCGAAGGCAAGTTCGAACTCTTCAAAACCACCAACCACTACGACGGGACCGCTGCCAACCCAAAGTGGCTGGGATAA
- the larC gene encoding nickel pincer cofactor biosynthesis protein LarC, translated as MRIAYLDCFAGISGDMFLGALLDAGVDPNILHEAVTALNLNATLKIEKVDRSGISSTKVHVYEGSTLAEQTQTHTHEHEEDDTHQHSHTHQHHPKTQHQHKAGHTHTHEHNHTHGRSLTVIRDLINAASLSPAVKQTAIHTFELLGVSEAKIHNVPIEKIHFHEVGAVDAIVDIVASSAGIHALAIDKWFSSPLNVGGGMVDCAHGRFPVPAPATADLLRGLPTYSAHIEKELVTPTGAALIRALAPTFGQQPAMRVERIGYGAGTRNPKDFPNVLRLNIGEADDTIHPTPSPKHAPSKHDAHESQTVTVLETALDDLSPQILAYVSETALAQGALDVMLTPVIMKKGRPGTLLTVLCNPSDSEALQQLILRETSTLGLRIHQDSRVCVDRHHAHVTTPYGDIRVKIGTLNGQECNIAPEFEDCRTAATKHNVPLKLVQQAALAAYLK; from the coding sequence ATGCGCATCGCCTACCTCGACTGCTTCGCCGGTATCAGTGGCGACATGTTTCTCGGAGCCCTCCTCGACGCCGGAGTCGACCCAAACATCCTCCACGAAGCCGTAACCGCCCTCAATCTCAACGCAACCCTCAAAATCGAAAAGGTCGACCGCAGCGGAATCTCCTCCACGAAGGTCCACGTTTACGAAGGCTCAACCCTCGCCGAGCAAACTCAAACACACACCCACGAACACGAAGAAGACGACACCCACCAACACTCCCACACGCACCAACACCACCCCAAAACTCAGCACCAACACAAAGCCGGCCACACCCATACCCATGAACACAACCACACCCACGGCCGCTCGCTCACCGTCATCCGCGACCTGATCAACGCCGCATCCCTGTCTCCCGCCGTTAAACAAACAGCCATCCACACCTTCGAACTCCTCGGCGTCTCCGAAGCAAAGATCCACAATGTCCCCATCGAGAAAATTCACTTCCACGAAGTAGGCGCAGTCGACGCCATCGTCGACATCGTCGCCTCCTCCGCCGGCATCCACGCCCTCGCCATCGACAAGTGGTTCTCCTCCCCCCTCAACGTCGGCGGCGGCATGGTCGACTGCGCCCACGGCCGCTTCCCCGTCCCCGCCCCCGCCACAGCCGATCTCCTTCGCGGCCTCCCCACCTACTCCGCGCACATCGAAAAAGAGCTCGTCACCCCCACCGGCGCCGCCCTCATCCGCGCCCTTGCTCCCACCTTCGGCCAGCAACCCGCCATGCGTGTCGAACGCATCGGCTACGGCGCCGGAACCCGCAACCCCAAAGACTTCCCAAACGTGCTGCGCCTCAACATAGGTGAAGCCGACGACACCATACACCCCACTCCATCCCCGAAACACGCGCCCTCCAAACACGACGCCCACGAATCACAAACCGTCACAGTCCTCGAAACCGCGCTCGACGACCTCTCTCCCCAAATCCTCGCCTACGTCTCCGAAACCGCACTCGCGCAGGGCGCACTCGACGTCATGCTCACTCCGGTCATCATGAAAAAGGGCCGCCCTGGCACCCTCCTCACCGTCCTCTGCAATCCATCCGACAGCGAAGCTCTCCAACAATTAATCCTTCGCGAAACCAGCACCCTCGGCCTTCGCATCCATCAGGACAGCCGCGTCTGCGTCGACCGCCACCACGCCCACGTCACCACCCCCTACGGCGACATCCGCGTAAAGATCGGCACACTCAACGGACAAGAGTGCAACATAGCCCCAGAGTTTGAAGACTGCCGCACCGCCGCCACAAAACACAACGTGCCTTTGAAGCTCGTTCAACAAGCAGCCCTCGCCGCGTACCTCAAGTAA
- a CDS encoding gluconokinase yields the protein MIVVLMGVSGSGKTTIGTLLAKRAGAVFADGDDYHPVANKQKMAAGHPLNDEDRQPWLEVLNQLLREWFAEGKSGVLACSALKASYRVTLQAGMPNGAVSFVVLEASKEMLAARLAERKHEFMSAKLLESQLATLEIPSDAVRVVNDRSPDEVVSQILTQVLSGKN from the coding sequence ATGATTGTTGTGTTGATGGGTGTAAGCGGATCTGGCAAGACTACTATCGGGACGCTGCTGGCTAAGCGTGCGGGCGCCGTGTTTGCCGATGGAGACGATTATCATCCTGTGGCGAACAAGCAGAAGATGGCAGCAGGCCATCCGCTCAACGATGAGGATCGTCAGCCGTGGCTCGAGGTGCTGAATCAGCTCTTGCGAGAGTGGTTTGCAGAAGGGAAGAGCGGTGTTCTGGCCTGCTCTGCATTGAAGGCGAGTTATCGGGTTACGCTGCAAGCGGGTATGCCGAACGGTGCGGTAAGCTTTGTTGTGCTTGAGGCGTCAAAGGAGATGCTTGCGGCTCGTCTGGCAGAGCGAAAACATGAGTTCATGAGTGCGAAGCTCTTGGAGAGTCAGCTTGCGACCCTCGAGATACCGAGCGATGCTGTTCGGGTTGTGAATGATCGGTCCCCAGATGAGGTCGTCAGTCAGATTCTTACGCAGGTCTTGTCGGGAAAGAACTGA
- the larE gene encoding ATP-dependent sacrificial sulfur transferase LarE — translation MDLAAKSAKLHETLQQLGSVLVAYSGGTDSAYLAYAAHQALGENMQAVIADSPSLPRAELAAALAFAADHNIPIQILRTNELESPDYQRNDSQRCFHCKDELFQQMEQARATRNFTHIAYGMNLDDRAEFRPGQQAAAQHHAVAPLVTAGLTKQEIRTLAHKAGLKLWDKPASACLSSRIEYGRPVTRENLSQVEQAEAALHALGFPQVRVRHHGDLARIEIARIDLPRALTLFTLQAITAAIKPLGFLYVTLDTEGYRSGSMNDALLSASSIQAAR, via the coding sequence ATGGATCTCGCCGCCAAATCCGCAAAGCTCCACGAGACCCTGCAGCAACTCGGGAGCGTCCTTGTCGCCTACTCCGGCGGCACAGATTCCGCCTACCTCGCCTACGCCGCCCACCAGGCCCTCGGCGAAAACATGCAGGCTGTCATTGCCGACTCCCCCTCCCTCCCCCGCGCCGAACTCGCCGCCGCCCTCGCCTTCGCCGCCGACCACAACATCCCCATCCAAATCCTCCGCACCAACGAGCTCGAAAGCCCCGACTACCAGCGCAACGACTCCCAGCGCTGCTTCCATTGCAAAGACGAGCTCTTCCAGCAAATGGAGCAAGCCCGAGCCACCCGCAACTTCACCCACATCGCCTACGGCATGAACCTCGACGACCGCGCCGAATTTCGCCCCGGCCAGCAAGCCGCCGCACAACACCACGCCGTCGCGCCCCTGGTCACCGCCGGCCTCACCAAACAAGAGATCCGCACCCTCGCCCATAAGGCTGGCCTCAAGCTCTGGGACAAGCCCGCCAGCGCCTGCCTCTCCTCACGCATCGAATACGGCCGCCCCGTCACCCGCGAAAATCTCTCTCAGGTCGAGCAGGCCGAAGCGGCACTCCACGCCCTCGGCTTCCCCCAGGTCCGCGTCCGTCACCATGGCGACCTCGCCCGCATCGAAATCGCCCGCATCGATCTTCCCCGCGCCCTCACTCTCTTCACTCTCCAGGCCATCACCGCCGCCATCAAGCCCCTCGGCTTCCTCTACGTCACCCTCGACACCGAAGGCTACCGCTCCGGCTCCATGAACGACGCCCTCCTCTCCGCCTCCTCCATCCAGGCCGCTCGATAA
- the glgX gene encoding glycogen debranching protein GlgX, whose product MNRTLLPGRPYPLGATVTSKGTNFAIFSEGATRVELCFFDAEGRQVDSVYLRERTAYVWHGLVRNIKAGQLYGYRIDGPWEPEKGHRFNAHKLLIDPYAKALSGEVDWQKPIFGHDVASGDDLKMDENDSADGVPKSVVVDSQFDWGDDCCPETPLADSVIYEMHVKGFSILNPGVPEELRGTYAGLACATSIDYLKKLGVTAVELMPIHHFIDERRLVGDGLVNYWGYNTLGYFAPMARYSSCEDIGGQVNEFKRMVKALHAAGIEVILDVVYNHTCEGNELGPTLCWRGVCNTTYYRVKEDNPRYYIDYTGTGNTLNVRLPQVLKMLMDSLRYWVTEMHVDGFRFDLAATLARELHDVSRLSSFFDTIHQDPTLADVKLIAEPWDVGEGGYQVGQFPVLWAEWNGKYRDTVRRFWKGDGGQLSALANRLTGSSDLYQDDGRKPYASINFVTAHDGFTLCDLVSYNQKHNEANGEDNRDGSDSNDSWNMGAEGPTDDAKINVLRERQTRNFLTTLMLSQGVPMLSGGDEIARSQRGNNNCYCQDNELTWHDWNLDEPRKRVLDFTSQLIHFRLAHPNLHRRKFFQDREIRRKGEDIVIKDVAWFSTDGKQVSDEAWNTEWNRSVAVLLNGRTLQVSDEDGRRVMDDSFFLVVNAAEGGVEYVLPVSPSGKPWCEVIDTENIDNPFACTEVDGKIIVGGRALKLLSDGAVSSINGSSAPASSVSSAPALPPKQGPALV is encoded by the coding sequence ATGAATCGCACACTTTTACCTGGCCGGCCGTATCCTCTCGGCGCGACTGTGACGAGCAAAGGCACGAACTTCGCTATTTTTTCTGAGGGCGCGACCAGGGTTGAGCTGTGTTTCTTCGACGCGGAAGGCAGGCAGGTTGATTCTGTGTATTTGCGTGAGCGAACTGCCTATGTGTGGCATGGCCTTGTCCGCAATATCAAAGCGGGGCAGCTCTACGGCTATCGGATCGATGGGCCCTGGGAGCCGGAGAAGGGTCATCGCTTCAATGCACATAAGCTGCTGATCGATCCCTACGCCAAAGCTTTGTCGGGCGAGGTTGATTGGCAGAAGCCAATCTTCGGGCATGATGTCGCGTCCGGTGACGATCTGAAGATGGATGAGAACGACAGCGCGGATGGCGTGCCGAAGAGCGTTGTGGTTGACAGCCAGTTTGACTGGGGTGATGACTGTTGCCCTGAGACTCCACTGGCTGATTCTGTGATCTACGAGATGCATGTGAAGGGCTTCAGTATCCTGAATCCTGGGGTTCCGGAAGAGCTTCGCGGCACCTATGCGGGTCTCGCATGTGCGACAAGCATCGATTATCTGAAGAAGCTTGGAGTGACTGCGGTTGAACTTATGCCGATTCATCATTTCATCGATGAACGACGCCTTGTCGGCGATGGCTTGGTGAATTACTGGGGCTACAACACGCTGGGGTATTTTGCTCCGATGGCCCGTTACAGCTCCTGCGAAGATATTGGCGGCCAGGTGAATGAGTTCAAGCGAATGGTGAAGGCGCTTCACGCGGCGGGAATCGAGGTCATACTCGACGTGGTCTACAACCATACGTGCGAAGGCAACGAGCTTGGTCCGACGCTGTGCTGGAGGGGAGTTTGTAACACTACCTATTACAGAGTCAAAGAGGACAATCCACGTTATTACATCGACTACACAGGCACGGGCAATACGTTGAACGTGCGGCTTCCGCAGGTTTTGAAGATGCTGATGGACTCGCTGCGCTACTGGGTAACCGAAATGCATGTCGATGGCTTTCGTTTCGATCTGGCCGCGACGCTTGCGCGGGAGCTTCATGATGTCAGCCGGTTGTCGTCGTTCTTCGACACGATTCACCAGGACCCTACGCTTGCGGACGTGAAGCTGATCGCCGAGCCGTGGGATGTTGGTGAAGGGGGATATCAGGTCGGCCAGTTTCCTGTTCTGTGGGCGGAGTGGAATGGAAAGTATCGCGACACAGTTCGGCGCTTCTGGAAGGGGGACGGGGGACAGTTGTCCGCTCTTGCAAATCGTCTGACGGGATCGAGCGATCTCTATCAAGATGATGGGCGCAAGCCTTATGCGAGCATCAATTTTGTTACGGCGCATGACGGCTTTACGCTGTGTGACCTGGTTAGCTACAACCAGAAGCACAATGAGGCCAACGGCGAAGACAACAGAGATGGTTCGGACAGCAATGATTCGTGGAACATGGGAGCGGAGGGTCCGACCGACGACGCAAAGATCAACGTCTTGCGAGAGAGGCAGACGCGAAATTTTCTGACGACGCTGATGCTGTCCCAGGGAGTGCCGATGTTGAGTGGCGGCGACGAGATAGCGCGGTCACAGCGGGGCAACAATAACTGCTACTGCCAGGATAACGAGCTTACGTGGCACGACTGGAATCTCGATGAACCTCGTAAGCGAGTGCTCGATTTTACGAGTCAGTTGATACACTTTCGCCTCGCTCATCCGAATCTGCACCGGCGGAAGTTTTTTCAGGATCGCGAGATTCGCAGGAAGGGCGAGGATATCGTGATCAAGGATGTTGCCTGGTTTAGTACCGATGGCAAGCAGGTTTCGGACGAAGCCTGGAATACGGAGTGGAACCGCTCCGTGGCTGTTCTACTCAACGGCCGGACACTGCAGGTGTCCGACGAGGACGGCAGACGTGTCATGGACGACAGCTTTTTTCTGGTTGTGAATGCGGCCGAAGGCGGAGTTGAGTATGTGCTACCCGTGTCGCCTTCGGGAAAACCATGGTGTGAGGTGATCGATACCGAAAATATTGACAATCCCTTTGCCTGCACGGAGGTTGACGGGAAGATCATCGTTGGGGGAAGGGCCCTAAAACTGTTGAGCGATGGGGCAGTTTCATCGATCAACGGGTCGTCGGCGCCGGCTTCTTCGGTTTCTTCGGCGCCGGCTTTGCCTCCGAAGCAGGGGCCGGCGTTGGTTTAG